A region from the Priestia filamentosa genome encodes:
- a CDS encoding GrpB family protein, with protein sequence MKKEETISLSTYDPAWPKLFHYEKHRIKKALGMDLCDIEHVGSTAVEGMIARPVIDIQAGMYSLRLTEPLYHKLESLDYTLTEEIENERLLFTKRTNLSINLHIVLYDGERWRNGLLWRDYLRSTPKIAQNFGSFKHGLVRNGVHDLQEYISQKLSFINNVINYSNQKKGWG encoded by the coding sequence TTGAAAAAAGAAGAAACCATTTCACTTTCCACTTATGACCCAGCGTGGCCGAAGCTCTTCCATTATGAAAAGCATCGAATCAAAAAAGCGTTAGGTATGGACTTATGTGATATAGAACATGTAGGAAGTACTGCTGTTGAAGGGATGATTGCAAGACCTGTTATCGATATTCAAGCAGGCATGTATTCTTTACGACTGACAGAGCCACTCTATCATAAATTAGAAAGTCTTGATTACACATTAACTGAAGAAATAGAAAATGAAAGATTGCTTTTTACAAAACGAACAAACCTTTCGATTAACTTACATATTGTTCTTTATGATGGAGAGCGGTGGAGAAACGGACTACTTTGGCGCGACTACTTACGCAGCACACCTAAGATTGCCCAAAACTTCGGCAGCTTTAAACATGGCCTTGTAAGAAATGGGGTTCACGATCTTCAAGAATATATTAGTCAAAAGCTTTCTTTTATTAACAACGTTATAAACTACTCAAACCAAAAAAAAGGCTGGGGATGA
- a CDS encoding YvrJ family protein encodes MDQFISIASEVGFPIAVSIYLLHRIEGRLNALIESVDKLPERLF; translated from the coding sequence ATGGACCAATTTATTTCAATTGCATCAGAAGTTGGCTTTCCAATTGCTGTGAGCATCTATTTGCTTCATAGAATTGAAGGAAGACTTAATGCGCTAATTGAATCTGTTGACAAGCTACCAGAGCGACTTTTTTAA
- a CDS encoding DUF2922 domain-containing protein, with protein MEKTLSMQFLNESGKSVSISLQHPRENVTEAEIKAVMEELILQNIFSSQGGDFKEVKGAQIVSREVTELIV; from the coding sequence ATGGAGAAAACGCTAAGTATGCAGTTTTTAAATGAAAGTGGAAAATCAGTAAGTATCTCTTTGCAGCATCCTAGAGAAAATGTGACAGAAGCCGAGATTAAAGCAGTGATGGAGGAACTTATTTTACAGAACATATTTAGTTCACAAGGTGGAGATTTTAAAGAGGTAAAAGGAGCTCAAATTGTGAGTCGAGAAGTAACAGAGCTTATCGTTTAA
- a CDS encoding anti-sigma factor, with translation MDNEFRKKLELYKEGKLSQAEEEELEQDLEKFEVYQDFLDEEFEPNMEEQGLSEEKKLKLINLGRRKAVIKAALLGSVLLLSILPAGTLLTYIFYGYGEEQNMANRFLDVASDTVMVTEPNVQVDRNKFHEQVGLFTLSANLDMWKQVGTEQTRIGDKGLNLWFSNLENVDHNYLSDSFSSSQKVKDLKIHHPSVSPFPSSEKEWQRLSQLPEGTVAEAYVSFDKLYDPSDVENLLGNIDHKTLWYAIDTGYEKEQKDKNGVVVTPMGYPVQNGIENPKKMTTEEFHQILKELTENEKWSEKIAKSRDLHLKERLAYVNKNGIKTYGIVMTGPTKEILKLKDNKHVKGLELGEVELWQWE, from the coding sequence TTGGATAATGAATTTCGCAAGAAGCTAGAGCTCTATAAAGAAGGAAAGCTTTCTCAAGCTGAGGAAGAGGAGCTCGAGCAAGACTTAGAAAAGTTTGAGGTTTATCAAGATTTTCTTGATGAAGAATTTGAACCGAATATGGAAGAACAAGGATTATCGGAAGAGAAAAAGTTGAAATTAATCAACTTAGGAAGAAGAAAAGCTGTAATTAAAGCGGCTTTGCTTGGAAGTGTATTGCTTCTTTCTATCTTACCTGCTGGGACGCTTTTAACGTATATCTTTTACGGATACGGAGAAGAACAAAATATGGCAAATCGCTTTTTGGACGTTGCCTCAGATACGGTAATGGTCACAGAGCCCAACGTACAAGTTGATCGCAATAAGTTTCATGAGCAAGTTGGTCTTTTTACCTTAAGTGCCAATCTTGATATGTGGAAACAAGTTGGAACAGAACAGACACGGATTGGGGATAAAGGACTCAATTTATGGTTTAGTAACCTTGAAAACGTGGATCATAATTATTTAAGCGATTCTTTTTCTTCTTCTCAGAAAGTGAAAGACTTAAAAATCCATCATCCGAGCGTGAGCCCGTTTCCTTCATCTGAAAAAGAGTGGCAGCGTTTAAGTCAGCTACCAGAAGGAACGGTTGCAGAGGCTTACGTGTCGTTTGACAAATTATATGATCCAAGTGATGTGGAAAATCTGCTAGGGAATATAGATCATAAAACATTATGGTATGCTATTGATACAGGATATGAAAAAGAACAAAAAGATAAAAATGGCGTTGTGGTAACACCAATGGGTTATCCTGTTCAAAATGGAATTGAAAATCCAAAGAAAATGACAACAGAGGAATTTCATCAAATTTTAAAAGAGCTTACTGAAAATGAAAAGTGGTCTGAAAAAATAGCAAAATCGCGGGACTTGCATTTAAAAGAACGCTTAGCTTATGTCAATAAAAACGGCATCAAAACATATGGTATTGTTATGACAGGCCCAACAAAAGAAATTTTGAAGCTAAAGGATAATAAGCATGTAAAAGGATTAGAACTAGGTGAGGTGGAACTTTGGCAATGGGAATAA
- a CDS encoding sigma-70 family RNA polymerase sigma factor, which translates to MDEQTLEDLYRQYVTDVYRYLLSLSKDHYISEDLVQEVFYRAYLHVDKDETTNIKAWLFRVAHNVWIDFLRKHKRVSVVDDEFFRTVQSNDQVEKQVLTKDSVQNVFNAMDELSPKYRQAVLLSDVRELTYQEAADEMGVSLANYKSILFRARRKLRKLKEKDDDIG; encoded by the coding sequence ATGGATGAACAAACGTTAGAAGACTTATATAGGCAATATGTAACAGATGTGTATCGATACCTCCTTTCGTTAAGTAAAGACCATTATATAAGTGAGGATTTAGTGCAGGAAGTATTTTATCGTGCTTACTTACATGTTGATAAAGATGAGACAACCAATATAAAAGCCTGGCTATTTAGAGTTGCGCATAACGTGTGGATTGATTTCTTAAGGAAACATAAACGTGTATCTGTTGTTGACGATGAATTTTTTCGTACTGTTCAATCGAACGATCAAGTGGAAAAACAGGTGCTTACAAAAGATTCGGTTCAAAATGTTTTTAACGCTATGGACGAACTATCTCCTAAATATAGACAAGCTGTCTTGCTATCAGATGTAAGAGAACTTACATATCAGGAAGCAGCAGATGAGATGGGTGTATCGCTTGCGAACTACAAAAGTATTTTGTTTCGAGCACGACGGAAACTGCGCAAGTTAAAGGAAAAGGATGATGACATTGGATAA
- a CDS encoding DUF1659 domain-containing protein, which produces MANTILQTRKLRLVFLEGTNEKGNPVYAFKTYNTKASSTEDQLYKAANALASLQSLPLERVEQNDVHFIVE; this is translated from the coding sequence ATGGCAAATACAATCTTACAAACACGCAAGCTTCGACTCGTATTTTTGGAAGGGACAAATGAGAAAGGAAATCCGGTTTATGCTTTTAAAACGTACAACACAAAAGCTAGCAGCACCGAAGATCAGTTGTACAAAGCAGCGAATGCTCTTGCTTCCTTACAATCGCTTCCACTTGAAAGAGTAGAACAAAATGACGTTCATTTTATTGTTGAATAA